In one Terriglobia bacterium genomic region, the following are encoded:
- a CDS encoding insulinase family protein, with protein MRRLARLFAFLFFIAVPLLSQDIASFEKRITVRKLPNGLTLLVMERPEAPVFSAFTLVDAGSVQDPKDETGLAHMFEHMAFKGTRAIGTTNWPAEKVALERVEQAYAAYIREAERRIGRDEKKVAELEKAWQDAIQQAGKYVERNAYPQIIEDNGGVGMNAQTSDDQTVYYYSFPANRFQLWAYLESDRFVEPVMREFYKERDVVFEERRMSTESSPFGRLYEQFIATAFLAHPYHRPTIGWASDLHRFSATDAERFFRTYYVPGNMVVAAVGDIKSEQALPILEKYFGRLAKAPQPIENPTLEPPQRAERRVVLTEATQPIYIEGYHRPDYRDPDDVVYDAISDILSNGRTSRLYRSLVRDKKIAADSAGFSGWPGVKYPHLFAFYAVPTPGHSNDEVRDAIRAEIERLKTSDVSDEELAMFKTRARADLIRSLGNNSGLAAQLATFQARFGDWRELFRQLDRYDKVTKADIRRVAAKTFVPENRTVGIIESTKMAGAAPAPKSEEK; from the coding sequence ATGAGAAGGCTCGCCCGGCTATTTGCCTTTCTCTTCTTTATTGCCGTTCCACTCCTCTCACAGGACATTGCTTCGTTCGAGAAGCGCATCACCGTGCGCAAGCTGCCCAACGGCCTCACCCTGCTGGTCATGGAGCGTCCCGAGGCTCCGGTGTTCTCCGCCTTCACGCTGGTGGACGCCGGCTCGGTGCAAGATCCCAAGGACGAAACCGGCCTGGCCCACATGTTCGAGCACATGGCCTTCAAGGGAACGAGGGCCATCGGCACCACCAACTGGCCGGCGGAGAAAGTCGCGCTGGAAAGAGTCGAGCAGGCTTATGCCGCCTACATTCGGGAGGCGGAGCGGCGCATCGGCCGCGATGAGAAGAAGGTCGCCGAGCTCGAGAAAGCCTGGCAGGACGCCATCCAGCAAGCCGGCAAGTACGTGGAGCGCAATGCCTACCCGCAGATCATCGAGGACAACGGCGGCGTCGGGATGAATGCCCAGACCAGCGACGACCAGACTGTCTACTACTATTCCTTTCCGGCGAACCGATTTCAACTCTGGGCTTATCTGGAATCGGACCGCTTCGTCGAGCCGGTCATGCGCGAGTTCTACAAGGAGCGTGACGTGGTGTTCGAAGAGCGCCGCATGAGCACCGAGAGCAGTCCCTTCGGCCGCTTGTACGAACAATTCATTGCGACCGCATTCCTGGCGCATCCCTACCACCGCCCGACCATCGGCTGGGCGTCCGATCTCCACCGCTTCTCCGCCACCGACGCCGAGCGATTCTTCCGCACCTACTACGTTCCCGGGAACATGGTGGTCGCCGCCGTGGGCGACATCAAGAGCGAACAGGCACTGCCGATTCTCGAGAAATATTTTGGCCGACTGGCGAAGGCGCCGCAGCCGATCGAGAATCCCACCCTCGAACCGCCGCAGCGCGCCGAGCGCCGGGTCGTGCTCACGGAAGCCACACAGCCGATTTATATCGAGGGCTACCACCGCCCGGACTATCGGGATCCCGACGACGTGGTCTACGACGCCATCTCCGACATCCTGTCCAACGGGCGCACCTCGCGTCTGTACCGCTCCCTGGTGCGCGACAAGAAGATCGCCGCCGATTCCGCCGGCTTCAGTGGCTGGCCCGGGGTCAAGTATCCCCACTTGTTCGCCTTCTATGCCGTGCCGACGCCCGGGCACAGCAACGACGAAGTCCGCGACGCCATCCGCGCCGAAATCGAGCGCCTGAAGACCTCCGACGTCAGCGACGAAGAACTCGCCATGTTCAAGACGAGAGCCAGGGCCGACCTCATCCGCAGCCTCGGCAACAATTCCGGCCTTGCCGCGCAACTCGCCACCTTCCAGGCACGCTTCGGCGACTGGCGTGAGCTTTTCCGCCAGCTCGATCGCTACGACAAGGTCACCAAGGCCGACATTCGCCGCGTCGCCGCCAAAACGTTTGTTCCCGAAAACCGCACCGTCGGCATCATCGAAAGCACCAAGATGGCAGGCGCTGCACCAGCCCCGAAGTCGGAGGAGAAATGA